The genomic DNA GAACGTCCTCTTGCGGAGCGCCGGTTTCTGGCCGGGACACACGAATGTGACGCGGACCGGCCGGAACTTGACCGGCTTGCAGGCGGCGCACGACACGAACGCCGCCGCTCCTCCGCGTCCTATCCCGACCGCGTTCAGCGATGGCGCCGTGCCGTTGTTGCTCTTGTCCGAGGCGCCGGCGACCGCGACGTTGTAGCCGTGCGGAACGTAGAAGGACTTGCACTGTCCGTAACAGTAGCGGTTGCGTAGCAACGCCGAATGACAGCCTCGTTCCCAGACGCGCTGCACTAGCGGGGCCGTGCGGCACCAGTCGCGTCGAGGCCGCTGGTCCTGGTCTTCGGCGTCGTCGTCCTGCTTGTTGTGCTGTCGACGGTGGTGGTGGTTCTTGCGAAAGTCCCGAACCACGATGGCACGGCCCAGGACCAGTCCCGGACCGCCGTCCGAGCGAAGAACACGCTCGATGGGGGATCCGTTGCCGAACGGATGCTGCAACCGCACGCGACGAGGGTGGTGCATCGCCGCCGGAGACGCCGCTGATTGGCGCGCGGCAGGCGATGACGTCATAAGCGGCAGGCTGGCGAGCAGGAGCAGCAACCCTTCCGGAATCTGCATGTTTTCGGCGAGAGAGCTGTGTTCCCAGGCAGTCTTGTATACCTGCGGAGTGAAACAATGGGACAATCAGTCGGACAGGCACGTTTATTTAGGTTGCTGCTTCCTAGGCGAGCTACAGAAAAGGTTACGGGAACTAAAGGACGTAAATTACACTGCGCTGCAGAAGTAACGCCTCTTTACGATATTTTGTAGAGCGGCGTGGTCTGTGTGTTATCTCAGTTactgatgcgaaagcgtcaaatggcccattgagcaaaaaagcaggcgtctgtagcagtgaaacggcacttaaattcccattggctacgACGCCACATCACGAGGACACATACGACGCCACATCACGGAGCAGAACGGGCGAATCGGAACAGCTGCTGATgagatagcgcgccaggtgtcgcTGAGagggagagggcatcaccgcgGCGCTACGTCACCAGCGCTCCTCGACGGTGTAGACACGGCGACGCCGCAGGGCAAGACGGGTTGTCGGGAAGTAGTCACGTGACGCGCGCGTGCGGGTGCCGCCGTCTCGCTCTCTCAAGCCAGCGCGCGGTTCGTAtctctctctttcctctctctctctctcacccccactaTGCGCGCCTCctggccttggtggccgctgctgctacctcggtatctcgtcgcgcaggacgtcggtgtCACGCGGCGTCCTTGATTTCTCAGCAATATCGTACACATGATTGCGGTCTACAGCCAACGTGCTAAGTAGAAactgcacagagaaaaaaaaaccgcacCAACTTAATCCCAAACCTCGATAACCCACCCAGCAGCAAAACGAAAACATTTCTAGtcgcgcaaaactcgaaggaccgctcagtggcgttcaactGGACATATACTTTCACATTCCCAACTCATAAGAAATGCTTAGGTGTCTTCGGATTTCTTGAACGCCAACAATATATATACGCGGAAATGGAACCCACGACTTCATACCCGACCGCAGAACACCGCATTGACATGTGTACGCTTAACGTAGCAATCCCGTACGAAGCATATATGGTTAGTAAAGAAACGCCCAAAGGATAGCACGGGGCTTGTGTATCGCACCCACATCCTTATGGAAGTCAGCAGTGTCGCCGTAAGCTCAGCATGTGCCATGTGTTTACGCACAGAACGGCAGTATATCGATGCTTGGTCAATAGTATATGCTTTATCTTAATTGGTTGTTT from Dermacentor albipictus isolate Rhodes 1998 colony chromosome 7, USDA_Dalb.pri_finalv2, whole genome shotgun sequence includes the following:
- the LOC135919270 gene encoding gremlin-1-like isoform X2 gives rise to the protein MPNASSGTFEVYKTAWEHSSLAENMQIPEGLLLLLASLPLMTSSPAARQSAASPAAMHHPRRVRLQHPFGNGSPIERVLRSDGGPGLVLGRAIVVRDFRKNHHHRRQHNKQDDDAEDQDQRPRRDWCRTAPLVQRVWERGCHSALLRNRYCYGQCKSFYVPHGYNVAVAGASDKSNNGTAPSLNAVGIGRGGAAAFVSCAACKPVKFRPVRVTFVCPGQKPALRKRTFRRVHRCRCLAADTPT
- the LOC135919270 gene encoding gremlin-2-like isoform X3 — translated: MQIPEGLLLLLASLPLMTSSPAARQSAASPAAMHHPRRVRLQHPFGNGSPIERVLRSDGGPGLVLGRAIVVRDFRKNHHHRRQHNKQDDDAEDQDQRPRRDWCRTAPLVQRVWERGCHSALLRNRYCYGQCKSFYVPHGYNVAVAGASDKSNNGTAPSLNAVGIGRGGAAAFVSCAACKPVKFRPVRVTFVCPGQKPALRKRTFRRVHRCRCLAADTPT
- the LOC135919270 gene encoding gremlin-1-like isoform X1; amino-acid sequence: MRYFAWRTLNRVCKKFARTAATTPLHFGSVYKTAWEHSSLAENMQIPEGLLLLLASLPLMTSSPAARQSAASPAAMHHPRRVRLQHPFGNGSPIERVLRSDGGPGLVLGRAIVVRDFRKNHHHRRQHNKQDDDAEDQDQRPRRDWCRTAPLVQRVWERGCHSALLRNRYCYGQCKSFYVPHGYNVAVAGASDKSNNGTAPSLNAVGIGRGGAAAFVSCAACKPVKFRPVRVTFVCPGQKPALRKRTFRRVHRCRCLAADTPT